One genomic window of Bacillus mycoides includes the following:
- a CDS encoding putative holin-like toxin, whose translation MSEITLLLQGGLFLIALLTFIVVLIDKLKK comes from the coding sequence GTGAGTGAAATTACGTTGTTACTGCAAGGTGGACTGTTTCTCATTGCACTGTTAACGTTTATTGTCGTCTTAATTGACAAGCTCAAAAAATAA
- a CDS encoding tetratricopeptide repeat protein, with protein MEHLLKQAIKLRNEKKYAQSREILIGLTNFTRDAEVLYQCAWIHDVMGLEMEAVPYYEQAIANGLDGESLRGAYIGLGSTYRCIGEYDKAITVLEAGIKKFPENDVMKVFLSLAKYNVNDHESAMKLLLEMVVKVEEVKEFERAISFYKDHLNEVFE; from the coding sequence ATGGAACATTTATTAAAGCAAGCTATTAAACTTAGAAATGAAAAGAAATATGCGCAGTCTAGAGAGATACTTATAGGATTAACAAATTTTACGAGAGATGCAGAAGTGCTATATCAATGCGCTTGGATACATGATGTCATGGGTCTTGAAATGGAGGCGGTTCCGTATTATGAACAGGCGATTGCGAACGGACTTGATGGTGAATCACTTCGCGGTGCGTATATCGGTCTTGGCAGTACGTATCGTTGTATAGGGGAATATGATAAAGCGATTACTGTATTAGAAGCAGGGATAAAGAAGTTCCCTGAAAATGACGTGATGAAAGTATTTTTATCATTAGCAAAATATAACGTAAACGATCATGAATCCGCGATGAAATTACTACTTGAAATGGTCGTAAAAGTAGAGGAAGTAAAAGAATTTGAACGTGCCATTTCATTTTATAAAGATCATTTAAATGAGGTTTTTGAATAG
- a CDS encoding phosphopantothenoylcysteine decarboxylase domain-containing protein, translating to MKGKKVLITSGGCLEKWDQVRGHTNLAKGTIGRIIAEELMTKGANVIYLHGYFAEKPMDVNNQLELHPFEGIIDLQDKMKSIITHEKVDAVIMAAAGSDWVVEKICDQDGNVLNMNGKISSDIAPIIHFQKAPKILKQIKSWDPETILVGFKLESDVNEAELIERASKRMEGAKASVMVANSPHSLYSRGAVHHVIGQDGNVKLCNGKDKTAKEIVNMLEHLCNRTTAMEI from the coding sequence ATGAAGGGGAAAAAAGTATTAATTACGAGCGGCGGTTGCCTAGAAAAATGGGATCAAGTACGCGGGCATACAAATTTAGCAAAAGGTACGATTGGAAGAATCATTGCAGAAGAGCTAATGACAAAAGGAGCAAATGTAATATATTTGCATGGCTACTTTGCTGAGAAGCCAATGGATGTAAATAACCAATTAGAATTGCACCCATTTGAGGGGATTATTGATTTACAAGATAAGATGAAAAGTATTATTACACATGAAAAAGTAGATGCAGTTATTATGGCTGCAGCTGGCTCAGATTGGGTTGTCGAAAAAATTTGTGATCAAGATGGAAATGTTCTTAATATGAACGGAAAGATTTCAAGTGATATCGCACCAATTATTCATTTTCAAAAAGCGCCAAAAATATTAAAACAAATAAAGAGTTGGGATCCAGAAACGATACTCGTAGGCTTTAAACTGGAAAGTGATGTAAATGAAGCAGAACTTATTGAAAGAGCAAGTAAAAGAATGGAAGGTGCAAAAGCGAGTGTAATGGTTGCGAACTCACCGCATTCTTTATATTCTCGCGGCGCCGTGCATCACGTCATTGGACAAGATGGTAATGTGAAGTTATGTAATGGGAAAGATAAAACTGCAAAAGAAATTGTCAATATGTTAGAGCATTTATGTAATCGTACTACTGCGATGGAAATTTAA
- a CDS encoding aminoglycoside N(3)-acetyltransferase, which yields MNEIVASTQLPNTIETITNDLKELGIEKGMTVIVHSSLSSIGWVSGGAVAVVEALMKVITEEGTIIMPTQSSDLSDPKHWSRPPVPEDWWQIIRDNVPAFDPRITPTRAMGEVVECFRTYPNVLRSNHPLSSFAAWGKHAEEITANHSLSISFGEESPLRKIYDLDGCILLLGVGYDSNTSIHLSEVRTGARELIKVGAPIIEEGVRVWKEFVEMDYDSDTFVEIGVEYERKGTVTRGKIGNATCRFMRQRDAVDFGTEWFRAKNQ from the coding sequence ATGAATGAAATAGTGGCGAGTACACAACTTCCAAATACAATCGAAACAATTACAAATGATTTAAAAGAATTAGGGATAGAAAAAGGAATGACAGTTATTGTTCATTCATCATTAAGTTCGATTGGTTGGGTATCTGGCGGAGCAGTTGCAGTAGTAGAGGCGTTAATGAAAGTCATTACGGAAGAGGGAACAATCATTATGCCAACCCAATCTTCAGACTTATCCGATCCAAAACATTGGTCAAGACCACCTGTACCAGAAGACTGGTGGCAAATTATTCGGGATAACGTCCCAGCATTTGACCCACGTATAACACCAACAAGGGCAATGGGAGAAGTAGTTGAATGTTTTCGTACATATCCGAATGTATTGCGCAGTAATCATCCGCTCAGTAGTTTTGCAGCATGGGGGAAACACGCAGAAGAAATTACAGCGAATCATTCACTTTCCATAAGTTTTGGTGAAGAATCGCCATTACGAAAAATATACGATTTAGATGGATGCATATTATTACTTGGTGTCGGTTATGACTCCAATACGTCCATACATTTATCTGAGGTACGTACAGGTGCACGTGAGTTAATAAAGGTAGGAGCACCTATTATAGAAGAAGGTGTAAGAGTATGGAAAGAATTCGTTGAAATGGATTACGATTCTGACACGTTTGTAGAAATCGGAGTTGAATATGAGCGTAAAGGAACAGTTACGCGTGGGAAGATAGGGAATGCGACGTGCCGTTTTATGAGGCAACGTGATGCAGTTGACTTTGGAACAGAGTGGTTTCGTGCGAAAAATCAGTAA